In Streptomyces canus, one DNA window encodes the following:
- a CDS encoding exonuclease domain-containing protein: MNSASPQRLLNVVDVEATCWPGSPPPGAVSEIIEIGLTVVDLSTAERVERHRILVRPARSEVSDFCTELTGLTQDEVDGGLPFREACRLLAAAHASGARPWASWGDYDRHQFTRQCGATRTPYPFGGRHTNAKAVFTEVHGLRKRPGMAQALGLAGLPLEGRHHRGEDDAWNIAALVLHLAGRDGWPAE; the protein is encoded by the coding sequence ATGAACAGCGCGAGCCCCCAGCGCCTCCTGAACGTCGTGGACGTCGAAGCGACGTGCTGGCCCGGCTCCCCTCCCCCGGGCGCCGTCAGCGAGATCATCGAGATCGGGCTGACCGTCGTAGACCTGTCGACAGCCGAGCGGGTCGAACGGCACCGGATCCTGGTGCGGCCCGCCCGGTCCGAAGTCAGCGACTTCTGCACGGAGTTGACCGGCCTCACCCAGGACGAGGTCGACGGGGGGCTGCCGTTCCGGGAGGCCTGCCGGTTGCTGGCCGCCGCACACGCCTCCGGCGCGCGACCGTGGGCGAGTTGGGGCGACTACGACCGTCACCAGTTCACCCGGCAGTGCGGGGCGACAAGGACGCCGTATCCCTTCGGCGGGCGCCACACCAACGCCAAAGCGGTCTTCACCGAGGTACACGGCCTGCGCAAGCGCCCCGGGATGGCACAGGCCCTCGGCCTTGCCGGGCTGCCGCTCGAAGGACGCCATCATCGCGGCGAGGACGACGCCTGGAACATCGCCGCGCTGGTGTTGCATCTGGCGGGGCGGGACGGCTGGCCCGCGGAATGA
- a CDS encoding NUDIX domain-containing protein yields MSEHVTGSDDGSLVVAAAVIIRSGRLLVVSKTAAPEVFYLPGGKPDPGEDLETALVRELREELGLVPVAFRPLQEVRHSRCWSGSR; encoded by the coding sequence ATGAGCGAGCACGTCACCGGGTCCGACGACGGCTCCCTCGTCGTGGCCGCCGCCGTGATCATCCGATCCGGACGCCTGCTCGTCGTCAGCAAGACCGCGGCCCCCGAGGTCTTCTACCTGCCGGGCGGCAAACCGGATCCGGGCGAGGACCTGGAGACGGCACTCGTGCGCGAACTGCGGGAGGAGCTCGGTCTCGTTCCCGTGGCCTTCCGCCCCCTCCAGGAGGTGCGGCACTCGCGGTGCTGGAGCGGATCCCGATGA
- a CDS encoding BON domain-containing protein: MSEPVAQHSEENIEYRIAHLRDRLAAEELGELGIRAEVRAGAVVISGTVPSARCRETVLRTVREELAGLTVHTDVVVAENVTPDHAEELP, from the coding sequence ATGAGCGAGCCGGTGGCGCAACACTCCGAGGAGAACATCGAGTACCGCATCGCCCACCTGCGTGACCGGCTGGCCGCCGAGGAACTCGGCGAGCTGGGGATCCGCGCCGAGGTGCGGGCCGGGGCGGTCGTGATCAGCGGCACGGTGCCCTCCGCGCGGTGCCGGGAGACCGTGCTGCGGACCGTCCGCGAGGAGCTCGCCGGCCTCACCGTGCACACCGATGTGGTGGTGGCGGAGAACGTCACACCCGATCATGCGGAGGAGCTGCCGTGA
- a CDS encoding metallophosphoesterase family protein, whose amino-acid sequence MIRVAAVGDIHMGPESQGLLRPAFDTLPECADLLLLAGDLTRHGTPEEARVVAQEVRGLAVPVVAVLGNHDHHDEQPEKVAALLEDAGVRVLEGEGTVVECGDTRVGIAGTKGFGGGFVGRSAGEFGEPLMKEFVRYSRRCADGLRTALEELDGQGCTTRVALTHFSPVADTLAGEPPEIYPFLGSYLLAEAIDTAGADLSVHGHAHAGTEHGMTAGGVRVRNVAQPVIRRAFNVYHLNTD is encoded by the coding sequence GTGATCCGCGTCGCCGCCGTGGGGGACATCCACATGGGCCCCGAGAGCCAGGGCCTGCTGCGCCCCGCCTTCGACACCCTGCCCGAGTGCGCCGACCTGCTTCTGCTGGCCGGCGACCTCACCCGGCACGGCACGCCGGAGGAGGCCCGGGTGGTGGCCCAGGAGGTGCGCGGTCTCGCGGTGCCCGTCGTGGCGGTCCTCGGCAATCACGACCACCACGACGAGCAGCCCGAGAAGGTCGCCGCGCTCCTGGAGGACGCCGGCGTGCGCGTGCTGGAGGGAGAGGGGACGGTCGTCGAGTGCGGCGACACGCGCGTGGGGATTGCCGGGACCAAGGGGTTCGGCGGCGGGTTCGTGGGCCGCAGCGCCGGGGAGTTCGGCGAGCCGCTGATGAAGGAGTTCGTACGGTACTCACGGCGCTGCGCGGACGGACTGCGCACCGCGCTGGAGGAACTGGACGGGCAGGGCTGTACGACCCGGGTCGCACTCACCCACTTCTCCCCCGTCGCCGACACCCTCGCCGGCGAGCCGCCGGAGATCTATCCGTTCCTCGGCAGCTATCTGCTCGCCGAGGCGATCGACACCGCCGGAGCCGACCTGAGCGTGCACGGACACGCCCACGCCGGCACGGAGCACGGGATGACGGCCGGCGGGGTGCGGGTGCGCAACGTGGCCCAGCCGGTGATCCGGCGGGCGTTCAACGTGTACCACCTGAACACCGACTGA
- a CDS encoding amidohydrolase, giving the protein MTDAVDEVLARVRGEVAARAGRLWDMARMLHSDPEYAFEEHRAAALLCGELEWAGFTVQRDVAGLPTAFTARSGTRHRPAVALMLEYDALPGLGHACGHNLIAAAGLGAALAARAVLDRDAGTVCAIGAPAEEGGGGKVAETDAGVFDDIDAALMFHPGVHSWQWAPLTAQAQYRVAFHGRSAHPTGNPTEGIDALAALIQLFNTLAVVGRRLPEGSHVQGIVTDGGRATNIVPEYAEGLFGLRAVTTAALEDLAGELLTCAQGVARATGTTVTVERATPRYERFRNSTALSARFARHLAVAGISVTPPEPGVYLGSSDVGNASGRVPAIHPFVAIMEEGGSDHTLEFAVAAGSERGRQVMLAAAEALACTAVEVLLRPELRDEAWEHHDRASVRS; this is encoded by the coding sequence GTGACCGACGCCGTGGACGAGGTGCTCGCGCGGGTGCGCGGAGAGGTGGCCGCACGGGCGGGTCGGCTGTGGGACATGGCGCGGATGCTGCACTCCGACCCGGAGTACGCCTTCGAGGAGCACCGGGCGGCGGCGCTGCTGTGCGGAGAACTCGAATGGGCGGGGTTCACGGTGCAGCGGGACGTGGCCGGGCTGCCCACCGCGTTCACCGCACGGTCCGGTACGAGGCACCGGCCCGCGGTGGCCCTGATGCTGGAGTACGACGCCCTGCCCGGCCTCGGCCACGCCTGCGGGCACAACCTGATCGCCGCGGCGGGCCTGGGCGCCGCCCTGGCCGCACGAGCCGTACTCGATCGGGACGCGGGCACCGTGTGCGCCATCGGCGCGCCCGCGGAGGAAGGCGGCGGAGGCAAGGTCGCCGAGACCGACGCCGGGGTGTTCGACGACATCGACGCGGCGCTGATGTTCCATCCCGGCGTGCACAGTTGGCAGTGGGCGCCGCTCACCGCGCAGGCCCAGTACCGGGTTGCGTTCCACGGCCGCTCCGCCCACCCCACCGGGAACCCCACCGAGGGCATCGACGCCCTCGCCGCGCTCATCCAGCTGTTCAACACCCTGGCCGTGGTCGGACGCAGGCTGCCCGAGGGCTCGCATGTGCAGGGCATCGTTACGGACGGCGGCAGGGCGACCAACATCGTCCCCGAGTACGCGGAGGGCCTGTTCGGCCTGCGCGCGGTGACGACGGCCGCCCTGGAGGACCTGGCGGGGGAGCTGCTGACCTGCGCCCAGGGGGTGGCGCGAGCGACGGGGACCACGGTCACCGTGGAACGCGCGACACCGCGGTACGAGCGCTTCCGGAACAGCACGGCCCTGTCTGCCCGGTTCGCCCGGCATCTGGCAGTGGCCGGCATCTCGGTGACACCACCGGAACCGGGCGTCTACCTGGGTTCCTCCGATGTGGGGAACGCCAGCGGTCGGGTGCCCGCCATCCATCCGTTCGTGGCGATCATGGAGGAGGGCGGATCCGACCACACACTCGAGTTCGCCGTCGCCGCCGGCTCCGAACGGGGTCGTCAGGTGATGCTCGCCGCCGCCGAGGCACTGGCCTGCACCGCCGTGGAGGTCCTGCTCCGTCCGGAACTGCGGGACGAGGCGTGGGAGCACCACGACCGGGCGTCCGTCCGCAGTTGA